From Zea mays cultivar B73 chromosome 3, Zm-B73-REFERENCE-NAM-5.0, whole genome shotgun sequence:
CATGCGAGAAGCTCCAACATGGGAGGGTCCATATGGGGTCAGAACTCAGAAGCGATAAATCGAAGCAATCGAAGCAAGCCTTTTTCCCACAAACATGATAAGACTGCTTCAAAGCCGTGACCTGGTGATTTAGTGAGACAGGTCTCACGATTGCACTAGACCCGCCCTTCGAATATTAAACAAGGGACGCAAGACTTTGATAAATACATTGATAATTTAATATAAAAAAGAGTATAGTGTACTGTATACTACGACACGTGATACATAATAATCTTTTGATGGGGATAGTCACTTTGATCTCAAACTTTCCTACTTTTACTTTGAACTGACACAATGGAAACTCCTCCATTTTACTTTAGACTAATGCTTGCTGACTTATCATCATGACAATCTCTCCAATAGATTTTCTACCATAGCTCTTTGTTTTATGCCGCTCAAAGATTCTGACCTCATTATTGCATTTGATACAAGAATGACAGTACTTGCTGCAGGAGCATTCACCTAcagaacacaaaccaagaaataaAACACAGGAAACATTACCATTTACAAATAACAAAAAGGTGGGATAAAAAATAATGATCAATGGACAGTTGCTAGAACATACCCAGACTCGACCATTGAGTCCAACAGCAATCTCAAACGACAGTTTTTTCCCAAGGACCTCCAGAACTGGACACGTTGGGGAACTTAACAACCTATAAGAAACTAATGTCAGAAACTCAAAATCTAACAAAAAAACAATTATAGTGACTCAATGGAGGGCAAGGTGTATTATCCTCACATTCGTGACATGCCAGTTGATGTGTCGAACATATAACCATCTTTGAGCTGTCCAAATTCGGCAGCTTTCCCAGTAGCTTGAAAATAGGAACAGCATCAATACAGTAAAAGAACAACCAGATAAAGCCAAAAGAAAACAGGCCAGACTGAGTATCATTCCACAAGCTGAGAGGTTCGCACAGGCAATGAGGATATATTTGCTAAGACGAAGAAAATTTGGTACTCCATACTTCTGAAGTTCTGATGATCAATTAAGGAAAATGGACACTGAGCTGAAAACTAAAAAACTTACCATCCATGCATGAGAGCTCGGGATTCATGATACTATTTGCTTTCACCACTCGAGCATATATTAATGTACCAATCTGCAGGAACATCCCAATGGTAAGATGAATATATAATCAATAAACAGAATATAAAGCTCGAAACACTGGAATCAACTTATTAGACATGTTCAGTTCCTTACTATAGCATTGACTATATCTGTTCCTTTTTATTTGATGTTAActactactactctataaggcTACAAGGAGGGCGTCCACATTTGTGCGACGTGCCCCCGCCCGACACCCCTCTCTCCTCGCAGGCCCGAGACTTCCGCCGATTTGGCCTACCTCTCCTAGATTGCTGGCGTCCTCGCCCCCGCCAAGAAAACCGCAGCCTTCCCCCTCTTCCGCCCAAGACTTCAGCCGATTTGACCTGGCTCCTCCCGGATTGTCAGCGTCCTCGCCCTAGCTGCCGCCTGCTATGTGTGACGCCCTCATCCGTGTGTTGCCTGCTTCTCTTCTTCTCTATACTCTCGCCCCCCCTCCTCGCTCCTCCCCTCACCCCGCGCGCCTGCAGATGGCACCGGAAGAGGCTGATCTGGATCGTCACGGAGGACGACACGAAGGTCCTGGCTTCGGGCTCCACTGACTCACTGAAGTGGCCATCGGCGGCGGCGATGGTCACCTTCTCCGAGAAATCTCACTGAAGGCAACATCGACGACGGCTCCGTGCAGCGTCACCGCTCGAAGCTCCCACGGGATCTACAACCACCATCCAAGGAGAAGCCGGCTCCAGCATCACCCAAGGTGGTGAATGTCCTCTACCCTGGCCATACTTGTACCCATACCCGGCGTGGCTGTCCGACTGCTGCTCCCAGTCCCACCACAGCCATCTATCTCTGAGAAAGATAATTCGAGAAGAATAATGCCAGCCATCTATCTCTGAGAAAGAAGACAATAATACACATTCTACGACTGCGATTTCAGCTAAACAATGCAGAGCAACTGAAGGAAAAAAGAATATTAAGGAAGTTGCCTGAAGTTAAGGTCAAATTTTCTTTTCTCCTCTGTGGATACCATCAAACTGATTTCTTGTTGGTTATATTCTTAAGCCGTTGGTGAATGAAGATGTTATTTTCCTTGTTATCTTTAATTTATTCTTCCCAGCTACTGCTATGACAATATAATAGTaattgtcaaatttaagtgttgAAATTCCGCTACTTTGTGTACCACCATATGCTAAAATATATATGGTACCACCATCTGCTAAAATATATATGGTACCATCTTTTAAAATTCCTCTACGAAGGTGTGTTAAAGTAAGCCTACAAATGCAATGTTCTTTCAGATCTTTATGTGTAAAATTTATATGGCACTTTCAGgcatgtttttctttctttctaagTACTCTAAACCAATTTattttttgtttgtcgtggtaatGAAAATGGAGATGTACTTGATTCAATATTTCTTTTATTTAGGCTGCTGTGTCGACATAAATTAAGCCCTTCTTAAGTAATTTTTACCTCTTTGCAGTTGTATCAACTTTGATAGTACCTGCTGTTGCTGCTAGGACAGTTGGCTATTGTTACATGTGGTGGAAAGTAAGTCCCAACTAATGTTGATTTTTTTCATTCATCAGTGGCAATCACATTGTATGTTTAAGTAAATCCTCTTGTCCTGAACACTCATGCTTTCAGATACTCAATACCAATTACTCTTCTTttagaaataaaataaaaaactGGAAATTGGTTTTTGCCTTCTTCTAAGTTGTAGTATTTGTGTGTCACTGCAGTCAAATGGAAGTATATATAAAGTCTATTACAATCCTAAAACCTAGCTAGATATCATAGGAAAATAGAAACACTAAAAATGTGTTAGGCCATTTGCTATTTACTTGAAGATATAACGATAATTGATGTTCCTATATCTCAATATATTTTATTAACATATTGACTCCATATCAACTAAAATATGCTCGTGCCCTGATAATATGTGGAGAAAGGTTTCTGTCTATATTGGACAACAATTTCTCAGTGTTTCTTGTGTTTATTGTGCATTTAGGTTTGGAAATTCAGATGCTTGTGAACCTTTTATATTTTATACAGGGATATAGAGATCATGTGGTCAAGGACTTCTGATTTTAGTATTGAAGACCAGAGACCTCCAGTATCTACTGCAAAAGGTTTTGAAGCCACATTTTCTACACCTGCGGACCTGCCAAACTGATTAAGGCTTAGCCATCTTGGAGGACTGATATCGTTTCATCATCCAATGTAAGGATGACTGAACTGTGGAATATCAACTCATGATTACTTATCTATACATAACATATTGGTAGATACCTACTGATCTTGTTGCTTGTTATATTTCTATGTAATATGAATCCTGCCTATATGCTTTTGAAGTTAAAGTATGCTTGTAGCTGAGTAATAGTTTTGTGAACTATGTGTAATTTAAAAACAATTCAAACATTTTAATCTCCCTCCCTCCCATAGTAACAGAGGTTGTGCTGGAGACTGGAGAGTTATATATATGCTCAGTGCTTAAGCAATACAATAATAATCCTTCCTTTTTTGCTTGATTTGTTGATTTTTCTTATCCTGTGCTTTATTGCCATTCTAGGTGCATGATATTGGTTTTTCGCCAATTGAAATTGCCAAAGATTTTGTGCAAGCATAGACCTTAGCTTTTGTACAAGAGTCCAAAAAGCGGAAATTCAGAGCTTTGAGTCATGCAGACAATTTGACATCAAAAGTTTCCCAACAATAACTATTGATTCTTTTGTAAGCTAGCCTGGTTCAGCGGTTCAAGGTTCTCCCAATTATCTTACACCCCAAAGTAATAAAGGAATGACTCTGCCTCAGCCTCTTTCTCGCACACCATACAATAGCTCAGTTATTCAAAGATATATTAAGGTTGCATGTTGACTTTCTTGCAATTGATTTTTATTCTTAGCTATGCAATGTTTCTTATTTGTCATCAACTGTGTACTAGCATCCAAATATTACCTTTGGGAGATAAAAGGTTTCATGCTTATTTGGTCTGTTGTTACTACAAAACAGCAGACATGATGATATATACAATAGGCACCAATAGTAAATGCAAACTGTAGAATAAGGTAAAATGACAGTATTTCATAACACAATTTTTAGTCGCATGCATAATTTGTATCATTGTAAATTCCGTAGTAAGGCACATGCACTTTACTGTCTTATATAATAAACTATTCTTTTATGGAATCCTACGTGTTTTATTTGAGATGTTAATGACAAAGCATGAGTACAATCTTATATATTTTTGAAGTTATATAAACATTCACTTTTAGTGATGCTAACAGAAGTATAGAATAACTGTTAGTGTTTTGCATATCAATatattttatcatattgattcagtagcaacgcacgggcataca
This genomic window contains:
- the LOC103651400 gene encoding putative exosome complex component rrp40, with the translated sequence MELRRPASSPLVDNYVVPGDVVLDLSEMNNQTIKLGAGLRQECDTIQATSAGKLRQLKPNKYWIENSQKRYIPSVEDTVLGIVVDTKPDNFLVDIKGPNLAFLPVLSFEGGTRRNIPKFEIGTLIYARVVKANSIMNPELSCMDATGKAAEFGQLKDGYMFDTSTGMSRMLLSSPTCPVLEVLGKKLSFEIAVGLNGRVWVNAPAASTVILVSNAIMRSESLSGIKQRAMVENLLERLS